The Castanea sativa cultivar Marrone di Chiusa Pesio chromosome 4, ASM4071231v1 sequence TTCCTTATTGAATTCAAACACATGATTGCATTGACTAATGCAATACAAACAGCGTTATCCTTCTCGAGGATAATTAAAGTTAATGCACCTATATGTTAGAATTTAAATGTAGAACCTAAGTCTTATCAAAGCCAGTTAAGACGGTGAAGCCAAACATAATTAGTGCATGGCTAGCTAGTAAACAATTTATCACCAATGATTAGACTGACTTTTTACTGAcccattttttcaaagaaatttcTCCATTAGATGAATGTTTGTAAATAACAATTCAAGTTTAAATCACATAGCATGGTGTTAGACTGTTAGCTAGCTCGTGGTACATGTTCACAAGCAGTTTTTGTACCCTTATTTGCAGAAAAGTCTTTATGACCTCTACTAGCTACGTGTGATTTTCACTCCCATTATATGTACATTGCTGCTTTTATTCTCTCAAAACAAAGAGGCATCTTTCTTAATATGATTTCTGGTTAGTATGCATGGGTTCCAATGGAGGCGACAGAAGTGTGTGCCAAGGCGATTGTGGACAGTGCTTGCAGTGGAGACATGTACTTGACTGAGCCATCTTGGGTGAAGGTGTGGGTGTGGATCAAAATCTTGTGTCCTGAAGTATTTGAATGGGGTGCACACTCAATGTATGTCAATAGCCCATGCACTTCAAAGAAAAACTCCTAGTAGCAACATTTGATGTTTTAAGACAACAAATTCTTCAATAGGGCTTAAATTTAATCCTTAATATCTCAAGGCAGATTAAGATCATCAAGCTAAGAAGAGCTAGTGCAGCTCCTTTGATTCAGATTGAACTTATTTAGTGTTAAGCAGTAACATTATACTACAGGTCGTATCAAGCAGTGATGTTGAGCTACGACAGATCGTTTCAAGCAGTAATGATAAGCTTCAAATCTTGTTCTGTAGTGAAAGTATCTGACAACTCGTATTGTATTCATTGTAAGACAAGGGAGTGTTGGTTATATCTGTTATTATTAAGTCTATGAATCCATTTGTGGAAAGATTCTTTCACTGTTGGTTTCTTTTTTgatctcttttttatttccctCCATTTATGACGACTCCGGTCAACGGATGCCCTTAAAGCATTTGTTAATGAACTCTTTTAGAAAAATTTGAGTACCACTTTTATGGGTATtataaaaactatcaaaaaatcaatagtttttttttcttataaaaagtttataaaaatagtttctaaATCAATGCCATTAGGGCATTCATTAACCTTTCACTTCacttgttattattaatttttaataattcagtAATTAAAATTTGGGGTGGGAGAATTTAAACCTTGTATACCTTAGTTGGAAACACTTGGAACTAGAAAATGTCAACTAAGCCACAAGTCTATTGACCTTTCATTCAGTATTTAGtattactttgatatattatatCAATATCTAGTCATGCCTACGTTGGAAACACTAGGAATTAGGAAATGTCAGCTAAGCCACAAGACAATTGACTTTTCATTTAGCATTTAGTATTACTTTGATATGGTACATCAATACCTAGTTCTACAATACATAATGTAAGTGATTTTTCACCTAAAATATTTGTATCAAACATTAATTAGTCATCtgatttatgtatatataaatactatAGAATTGTAACCTATAACGTCTATttcataatgattttttttttttaaaagaaagattttCAATTTATGGCGTCCACTCCTGGTGATAACTccaatggttgaataagaaatcgaGATATCAATCTCCACCTACATCTTCTTATCATCAGTTTAAGACACAATctatttttggtgtaagcgacTTATTCGAGAATAAGAaatttaccagttgagttaactaaaaCTCTCATTAATCATCCAATTAAAGTGAAAGATACATGaccaaatatataattaatcaaTGAGAAGCGAAGTAACGTTGTATTCCCTTTTCAAAGTTATCtcctaattattaaaataaacaaactagTCATacaatcaaaactaaaaataactaataacatTTGAAGCCTTCTACCAAAACTCCCTCTCACGCAAAATGTGTGCCAACCTACTATCTAACGACTCCTAAAACCCTGCGGCACGAAGTGCATGAAAACTAAAACATAGAggatctctcttctctctctctctctctctctctctctctctccattgtaGCAAAGCTATGGATTTTCTGCACAAGTTCTTGGGCATTGCACTGCCTCCCTTGATGCTCGTTGTGTTCTCTTTCACTTTGGCcccatttctctttctcaagtttctttatttcttaaaaagatCCAAATATAGTGAAAATGTGGCAGGCAAAGTCATACTCATTACTGGAGCATCTTCTGGGATTGGTGAGGTTTGTGTCAATCTCATACCATTAATCTTTTGTAGATGAGTTATGGTacaattattacaaattttattatacaccTCCTACAAATTTTTGTGTCAACTTTTAAAGAGTGGTGGTAAGAATACTACCAATTGAAATACTTaattcattatttctttattagttGTTGACATGATACCAATTAGATTCATTGTCACACCAATTTGTAAGTCTTTTAGAAATTCTTTTTGCAAAAAGTAAGAGAGGGTATATCATGTATATTGTATATGTAGCCACTCCTCACATAAGATTGGGTCTGACGCTTGTGGAGTCTACCTCTGTGCGAGAGGGTGGTTACATATACCGCATACATgatattctttttcaaaaagtagAGAATTGGGGTTTCAATTCTCTTTATTAGAAGAATCGGTCAATATTACtgagttacaacttacaaggcttttaatataaatttacaatgtGAGTTTGTAGCATGTTGCATATGAGTATGCTAGGAGACAAGCTTGTTTAGCCCTTATTGCAAGAAGAGAGGACCGTCTTCAAGAAGTAGCAAATAGAGCCCGACAGCTAGGATCCCCAGAGGTAATTGTGGTACCTGCAGATGTTTCGAAGGTTGAAGATTGCAAGCGTTTTGTTGATGAGACAGTGAACCACTTTGGACAATGTAAGTGAATGTGTGATAAGTTTCCATTTTCTCTAAggattttttttgtggaaatatTTTGAGATGATAGTGTTATGGTTGGTGGTTTTTGTTCAACAGTAGATCATTTGGTGAACAATGCTGGAGTAACACGCAttgaattatttgaagattCCACCCAATTCTCTGATTATGCTTCAATAATGgtaaaaatcaaaaccaacatGGTTACATTAATTTCTGTCTCACTTTTGTAACAAGGCGGTGCTACTAATTAcacttgaaatatatatatatatatatatatgctaaatagaaagaagaaaatcaaataatgtTGAAAGAGGAAATGTAAACAAAAGAATTcacatgattaaattttttatatatatatatatatatagaatgcCATAATATTCTATAAAaccatattttaaatatttttttattttatcaaaatatttataagaaaatgttACCTGTTGGAGAGACTCCAAAATATGGCATTTTTTCCTGTTATAATATGTTTTTGATCACGTCTTCTTAGGATTTACGATTATCTTTCGCTTAAATAAATTTACACATTTCAGCACCAAAGGCATGTTTGGGCCTGGTGTAGTAACTTATAATATGTTTTTCATTATGAAATAGGCTTTTTGGTTCAAATCCTACTGGCTACTTACATCCAAATACTCAAAAACTTTGCAACAAATTCTTTACAACCTAgagttcaaaatttttctagCACATTAGATTAGTAAAACAGTAAAACGATCGTATCTACTAGGAACTTGATGCTAAGCTGTGGTTCTACAAGAATTAACCccctataaatttttatttgattttttaacttgctttcttttttttaacttgctTTCTTGCATTAACAGAATCCCACTTTATATTTTTCTAGGACAcaaatttttggggttcaaTATATAGCACCCACAATGCAGTTCCACacttgagaaaaagaaagggaaagatTGTTGTACTTGCTTCAACTGTAGCATGGTTGGCTATGCCAAGATTGAGTTTCTACAATGTAAGAAACCTTCTTAATTGGAATGCCCTactcccactttttttttaattgattcaTTTGTAAATCTGTGATGGCTACAGGCAAGCAAGGCAGCCCTGATATCCTTTTTTGAGACATTGAGGGTTGAACTTGGTTCCGATATTGGAATAACAATTGTGACTCCTGGATTGATTAAGTCAGAAATGTCAGAAGCCACAAAATTATCAAAGGTATATTGTGAATTAAATGAAACCTGAAAGCCTCCTGCACCAACCTATGATCTTGAATCAAgtataaaaatttgcatttatattagaGGCAATGAAGTGTCTTAAGCCACTAGATACCAAGAGGGTAAGATGTTTTAATAGTATTTAGTAATGGTATAGTAAAGTCCCTTTATAATGTGAAAATGATCACTTAAAGACAGACAATAACTGTACTAACTACTAATTAACCTTTTttaatctgttttttttttactgacaTGGTTTAatgacacatcaatttgtaagttttatgcagtaaaatttttatatacGTCTAATACCACTCCTGTTATATGTGATTTCTACTTCCAACTTAGTCGTTATATATGTACACTTCcactattaatttttaaacaaagagGGGACTTCTCATTTTCTGAATGTGATTTCTGGATAGGCTAAAGCAACCTGGATCCTAGCTAAGTCAACAGAAGGGTGTGCCAAGGCAATTGTGGCCAGTGCTTGCAGGGGAGATATGTACTTGACTGAGCCATCTTGGATGAAGGTGATGTTTTGGATGAAAATCATGTGTCCCGAAGTATTGGAATGGGGTTTACACTGGACGTTTGTCAAGAGGCGCGAGACTTCAAAAGACTCCTAGCTACAACATCTGGTGTTTTAAGCCAATAAATTCTTCAACACAGTTTCAATTTAATCTCCACACACCAAGGCAGATAAAAATCATGAAGCCAAGCAGAGCTAATGTGTCTCGCTTCAATTTAGATATTATACCTTTAGAGCTGAATTAAATTGTCATGTTGATGAATTATATCAATATCTGTTTATGAAGCTCATaacttgtcttttttttcttttactttttttcctaCTATGTTTTTATCAAACCATATGCAATTTGATAATCAGAAGTTatcaactgatttttttttttttaaatcaatagtTGGGGGATTTGaatctgaaaatttttgttgaaaacactAGGAGAtgtcaattgagctacaaagctctAGCTGTTATCAACTAAAAGTTAATTTTCAGATACAAGACCAAATATACAAGTTTATAACTAACCAATGAATTATATCAATtattttgagatgttaaatctatctatatatatctaaaaattgaagcgtagcatttattattgATATACTCCAATTAAGCCACATCAGTGTCATgtcatcatttattttctttttttattttttattttttatttttagatttaccGGTTGATATTTATTGAGCATCTCCTTAAATTCAGGTTTTACTTTATCTCCAATTCTATCATGTGTCTCTCCATTAATCCAAACTCTTCAAATGCCACTATTATATGGAATTCTAACAGTCACCAATAGATTACAACCTCCTCACCTCCTCTATCTATTGTAACTTCTTCCATTTATTAGGTATGATATGGTAAATAACGCCATGTGGCAAACATTTGACCATGCAttaatacttagtattctcataaataaaataaaataaaataaaaactcaatttcctatttttaaattttattagatcTTATTATCAATAGCTTTCCCGTGCATCACAAAGATTGACAActagttagagtaaaatttaacaaaaccaATGGATGGTTTAGACAACACAACCATCTCCGTTTATGGGATAGTCAAGGAAACTCAGTGTCAGTGATGTTCCAGATTTACTTTCATGGGGACCAACATCATCTAGGCCAAG is a genomic window containing:
- the LOC142632112 gene encoding 11-beta-hydroxysteroid dehydrogenase 1A-like — protein: MDFLHKFLGIALPPLMLVVFSFTLAPFLFLKFLYFLKRSKYSENVAGKVILITGASSGIGEHVAYEYARRQACLALIARREDRLQEVANRARQLGSPEVIVVPADVSKVEDCKRFVDETVNHFGQLDHLVNNAGVTRIELFEDSTQFSDYASIMDTNFWGSIYSTHNAVPHLRKRKGKIVVLASTVAWLAMPRLSFYNASKAALISFFETLRVELGSDIGITIVTPGLIKSEMSEATKLSKAKATWILAKSTEGCAKAIVASACRGDMYLTEPSWMKVMFWMKIMCPEVLEWGLHWTFVKRRETSKDS